One part of the Microbacterium saperdae genome encodes these proteins:
- a CDS encoding CaiB/BaiF CoA transferase family protein: MPDREDLRTVPTAPLEGVRVLDVSTLFAGPLAATFLGDFGADVIKVEHPIRPDASRGHGPQKDGVNLWWKTLGRNKRTVTIDLSDPAGAEVLLRLVAGADVMIENFRPGTLERWGLSPERLQEANPRLVLARVTAFGQFGPYAARPGFGSLAEAMSGFAALTGDPDGPPTLPPFGLADGIAALATAYAVMAALRTAERDGHGQVVDMAIIEPILMLLGGQITAWDQLGMVQPRTGNRSVNNAPRNVYRSRDGVWLAVSTSSQSIAERVMTVVGRGELIEEPWFRSGHERALHADELDDAVQSWIGAHDADEVVAVFEAASAAIAPVYDVRGVVEDPQYRALGTVVRVEDEDLGDIAMQNVLFRLSRTPGSIRWAGRGHGADTDEVLRGAGFSDAEIADLRSAGAV, translated from the coding sequence GTGCCGGACCGGGAAGATCTGAGAACTGTTCCAACGGCGCCCCTCGAGGGGGTGCGCGTGCTCGACGTGTCCACGCTGTTCGCCGGGCCGCTGGCGGCGACGTTCCTCGGGGATTTCGGTGCAGACGTCATCAAGGTGGAGCATCCGATCCGGCCGGATGCTTCGCGCGGACACGGGCCTCAGAAAGACGGCGTCAACCTGTGGTGGAAGACGCTCGGGCGCAACAAGCGCACAGTGACGATCGACCTGAGCGACCCCGCCGGCGCAGAGGTGCTGCTGCGGCTGGTGGCCGGAGCCGACGTCATGATCGAGAACTTCCGCCCCGGCACGCTCGAACGCTGGGGGCTCTCTCCCGAGCGCCTGCAGGAGGCGAATCCCCGACTGGTGCTGGCCAGAGTGACGGCGTTCGGGCAGTTCGGTCCCTACGCCGCGCGCCCCGGCTTCGGCAGCCTCGCCGAGGCGATGAGCGGATTCGCCGCGCTCACCGGCGATCCGGATGGGCCGCCCACGCTCCCACCATTCGGCCTCGCCGACGGGATCGCCGCTCTCGCGACGGCCTATGCCGTCATGGCCGCACTGCGAACCGCCGAGCGCGACGGCCACGGGCAGGTCGTCGACATGGCGATCATCGAGCCGATCCTGATGCTGCTGGGCGGGCAGATCACCGCGTGGGATCAGCTCGGCATGGTGCAGCCCCGTACCGGCAACCGCTCCGTCAACAATGCTCCGCGCAACGTCTACCGGTCACGCGACGGCGTGTGGCTGGCGGTGTCGACCAGCTCGCAGTCCATCGCCGAGCGCGTGATGACCGTGGTCGGCCGCGGCGAGCTGATCGAAGAGCCCTGGTTCCGTTCCGGCCATGAGCGGGCGCTGCATGCGGATGAACTCGACGACGCGGTGCAGTCCTGGATCGGCGCCCACGATGCCGACGAGGTCGTCGCGGTGTTCGAGGCGGCATCCGCTGCCATCGCTCCGGTCTACGACGTGCGCGGTGTGGTCGAGGATCCGCAGTACCGCGCTCTGGGCACGGTCGTGCGCGTCGAAGACGAAGACCTCGGCGACATCGCGATGCAGAACGTGCTGTTCCGTCTGTCGCGCACGCCCGGATCGATCCGGTGGGCCGGGCGAGGTCACGGTGCCGACACGGACGAGGTTCTCCGCGGCGCCGGATTCTCGGATGCCGAGATCGCCGACCTCCGCAGTGCGGGAGCGGTGTGA
- a CDS encoding ABC transporter ATP-binding protein, producing MSEVAVLDAQNIVVRYPGNPPVIAVNGVSLSVAPGETVALVGESGSGKSSLARAVVGIEKTAGGTVLFRDAPVSPLGIRRRSIALTGIQMVFQDPSTSLNPRRRIGEQIADGIATAKARGAAGSTVEEWLERVGLPTNVSTRYPHQFSGGQKQRIAIARALAARPSLLVADEPISALDASTQTSVAGLMRDLVAEAGAGMLFISHDLAVVRRIADRTFVMFGGRVLESGPTDRVWADPQHPYTRALLAAIPEPDGAGHIPVAPTTEERIVWSEIPPVLY from the coding sequence ATGAGTGAGGTCGCCGTTCTCGACGCGCAGAACATCGTCGTCCGCTACCCGGGGAACCCGCCCGTCATCGCGGTCAACGGGGTGTCGCTCAGCGTCGCCCCCGGCGAGACGGTCGCCCTGGTCGGCGAGTCCGGCAGCGGCAAGTCCAGCCTGGCGCGTGCCGTCGTGGGCATCGAGAAGACCGCGGGCGGAACCGTGCTCTTCCGGGATGCGCCCGTGTCGCCGCTCGGCATCCGTCGTCGCTCGATCGCGCTCACCGGCATCCAGATGGTGTTCCAGGATCCGTCCACCTCGCTGAACCCGCGACGCCGGATCGGCGAGCAGATCGCCGACGGCATCGCCACGGCCAAGGCGCGAGGCGCCGCAGGATCGACGGTCGAGGAGTGGCTCGAACGCGTCGGGCTGCCGACGAACGTGAGCACGCGGTACCCGCACCAGTTCTCGGGTGGGCAGAAGCAGCGAATCGCGATCGCCCGCGCACTGGCCGCTCGACCGTCGCTCCTCGTCGCGGACGAGCCGATCTCGGCACTCGACGCCTCGACGCAGACCAGCGTGGCGGGCCTGATGCGCGACCTGGTGGCGGAAGCCGGAGCCGGGATGCTGTTCATCTCGCACGACCTCGCCGTGGTGCGGCGCATCGCCGACCGCACGTTCGTGATGTTCGGCGGACGCGTGCTGGAGTCGGGTCCGACCGACCGTGTCTGGGCCGATCCGCAGCACCCGTACACGCGCGCGCTACTGGCCGCGATCCCCGAGCCGGACGGCGCCGGGCACATTCCGGTCGCGCCGACGACCGAAGAGCGCATCGTCTGGTCGGAGATCCCCCCGGTCCTGTACTGA
- a CDS encoding ABC transporter ATP-binding protein produces the protein MSAQNTPVPGASTGIAPTLSIRDLTIDIGRPLVKGVSIDLAPGRIHGLAGESGSGKTLTSLAVLGLLPRQARTGGSIRLGDDELVGLGRRALNRIRGKRIAMIFQDPSASLHPQLPVGRQLTDHMRVHLALKGAAARARAVELLQTVQVPNPEEALKRYPHQFSGGQRQRIAIACALACDPDVLLADEPTTALDVTVQAGILRLLRDLATERRLAVLLVTHDLGVMSAIADEVAVMKDGRIVERADRETLFLSPQHEYTRTLLAALPGSKIEEAPEGEAADE, from the coding sequence ATGAGCGCGCAGAACACGCCGGTTCCGGGCGCGTCGACCGGGATCGCCCCGACGCTGAGCATCCGCGATCTCACGATCGACATCGGTCGTCCGCTCGTGAAGGGCGTGTCGATCGACCTCGCGCCCGGTCGCATCCATGGCCTCGCCGGCGAGTCCGGCTCCGGTAAGACGCTGACCTCGCTGGCTGTTCTCGGGCTGCTGCCACGCCAGGCGCGCACCGGGGGGTCGATCCGTCTCGGCGACGACGAGCTCGTCGGACTCGGCCGCCGCGCGCTCAATCGCATCCGCGGGAAGCGCATCGCGATGATCTTCCAGGACCCGTCGGCCTCGTTGCACCCTCAGCTGCCGGTCGGTCGTCAGCTCACCGACCACATGCGCGTGCACCTCGCCCTCAAGGGGGCCGCAGCGCGCGCCAGGGCGGTCGAGCTGCTCCAGACCGTGCAGGTGCCGAATCCCGAGGAGGCGTTGAAGCGGTATCCGCACCAGTTCTCCGGGGGACAGCGTCAGCGCATCGCGATCGCCTGCGCCCTCGCCTGCGACCCCGACGTGCTGCTGGCGGATGAGCCGACCACGGCTCTCGATGTCACGGTGCAGGCCGGCATCCTGCGGCTGCTGCGCGATCTCGCGACCGAACGCCGCCTGGCCGTGCTGCTCGTCACGCACGACCTCGGTGTCATGAGCGCGATCGCCGACGAGGTGGCCGTCATGAAGGACGGACGCATCGTCGAGCGGGCCGACCGCGAGACCCTGTTCCTCTCGCCGCAGCACGAGTACACGCGCACGCTGCTCGCGGCGCTGCCCGGTTCGAAGATCGAGGAAGCACCCGAGGGAGAGGCCGCTGATGAGTGA
- a CDS encoding HpcH/HpaI aldolase/citrate lyase family protein yields the protein MTAHYRTGLYVPGDRPDRFRSAEESGADLVVFDLEDAVAPERKSAARDAVVQWLRDGQRGSAAVQVRVNAGDEGDLRAVSALAPDVGIRLPKVESVDDLDRAVALAPGRPLVALLESARGVINAVAIAEHPAVLALALGESDLRSEVGGGEPAITHARLSMLFAARAAGLPAPMASVYPAIRDLEGLADDTRRAADLGLYGRMAAHPRQLAVIAAVFAPSEADVAWAQEVVSTLRGGGVATLSSGEMVDPAMRGRAEQILRSVEPRS from the coding sequence ATGACCGCCCACTACCGCACGGGCCTCTACGTGCCGGGAGACCGGCCCGATCGCTTCCGGTCGGCGGAGGAGAGCGGCGCGGATCTCGTGGTGTTCGACCTCGAGGATGCCGTGGCTCCGGAGCGCAAGTCGGCAGCGCGTGACGCCGTGGTCCAGTGGCTGCGCGACGGACAGCGGGGGAGTGCCGCGGTGCAGGTGCGCGTGAATGCGGGCGACGAGGGAGATCTGCGGGCCGTGTCGGCACTCGCTCCCGACGTGGGCATCCGACTGCCGAAGGTCGAGAGCGTCGACGATCTCGACCGGGCGGTCGCGCTCGCGCCGGGGCGACCGCTCGTCGCTCTGCTCGAGTCCGCTCGAGGGGTGATCAACGCTGTCGCGATCGCCGAGCATCCGGCCGTGCTCGCGCTCGCGCTCGGGGAGAGCGATCTGCGCAGCGAGGTCGGGGGAGGTGAGCCGGCGATCACCCATGCGCGACTCTCGATGCTGTTCGCGGCGCGCGCCGCCGGGCTGCCGGCACCCATGGCATCGGTGTATCCCGCGATCCGTGATCTCGAAGGGCTTGCTGATGACACCCGCCGCGCGGCCGATCTCGGTCTGTACGGCCGCATGGCCGCGCATCCGCGGCAGCTCGCGGTGATCGCTGCGGTCTTCGCCCCGAGCGAAGCCGATGTGGCCTGGGCGCAGGAGGTCGTCTCCACGCTGCGGGGGGGAGGGGTCGCGACGCTCTCGTCGGGGGAGATGGTCGACCCGGCGATGCGGGGGCGCGCCGAGCAGATCCTGAGGTCGGTCGAACCGAGGTCTTGA
- a CDS encoding LacI family DNA-binding transcriptional regulator, whose amino-acid sequence MGTKPTLHEVAAAAGVSLASASRALTGRSASPEMVRKVRMAAKRIGYLPDATARSLRLGGHPQVVFAVDDIGNPNYVQMLRAIEEELGETTRISVSATGRRPDQTVELVRMLSMGAGDGLIISPLRVTPALRQALADTVVPVVVIGTLHSELSIDSVFVDSAVAVGMVVDHLVDIGRARIGVINGPGNTNPGAARRAGFAAAVERHGLVRTDALQITATDFTVGAGVDAAERLLAAKRETGEPIDAIVCANDLIAIGAINAIRRQGLRVPEDIAVTGIDDTDLAALYSPPLTSVSLQSERRGRIAARMLSERFADPSRPTRRETVEATLVIRASTIGESA is encoded by the coding sequence ATGGGGACGAAGCCGACTCTGCACGAGGTCGCCGCTGCGGCCGGCGTCTCGCTGGCGTCCGCATCGCGTGCGCTCACCGGTCGCTCCGCAAGCCCGGAGATGGTGCGCAAGGTGCGCATGGCGGCCAAGCGCATCGGCTACCTGCCCGACGCCACGGCCCGTTCGCTACGGCTGGGCGGTCATCCCCAGGTCGTCTTCGCGGTGGACGACATCGGCAACCCGAACTACGTGCAGATGCTGCGCGCGATCGAGGAGGAGCTGGGAGAGACGACGCGCATCAGCGTCTCGGCGACCGGCCGTCGCCCTGACCAGACGGTGGAGCTCGTGCGCATGCTCAGCATGGGCGCCGGTGACGGGCTGATCATCTCGCCGTTGCGCGTGACTCCCGCTCTTCGACAGGCGCTCGCCGACACGGTCGTGCCCGTCGTGGTCATCGGCACCCTGCACTCGGAGCTGAGCATCGACAGCGTGTTCGTCGACTCGGCGGTCGCGGTCGGAATGGTGGTCGACCACCTGGTCGACATCGGGCGCGCGCGCATCGGCGTGATCAACGGCCCGGGCAACACCAACCCGGGTGCGGCGCGTCGTGCCGGCTTCGCCGCCGCCGTGGAGCGGCATGGTCTGGTGCGTACCGACGCCCTGCAGATCACCGCGACCGACTTCACGGTCGGCGCAGGAGTGGATGCCGCAGAACGCCTGCTCGCCGCGAAGAGAGAGACCGGCGAACCGATTGACGCGATCGTGTGCGCGAACGACCTGATCGCGATCGGCGCCATCAACGCGATCCGACGACAGGGTCTGCGCGTTCCGGAGGACATCGCCGTGACGGGCATCGACGACACCGACCTGGCTGCGCTCTACAGCCCGCCGTTGACATCGGTCTCCCTCCAGTCGGAGCGACGGGGACGGATCGCGGCGCGCATGCTCAGCGAGCGCTTCGCCGATCCGTCGCGTCCCACGCGGCGGGAGACGGTCGAGGCCACGCTCGTGATCCGTGCGTCGACGATCGGGGAATCCGCATGA
- a CDS encoding ABC transporter substrate-binding protein yields the protein MPLSRSKALTALFAAALAAAVLTSCSTSASTTDDSVPAADPGAFPVTVDHAYGETTISEQPARIVTVGYTEQDTLWALGLAPVGVTDWYGDHEFASWPWADEARGDSEPEVLTTTDGLDFEAIALLDPDLIIGTNAGMTEEDYDRLSDIAPTVAHSGDYSMYFEPWDVQTLQIGEAVGLGDEAQKLVDDIDAQFAAAAAAHPEFADTSIVFLQNAIYDGAAIAYQDGLSTDFLTDLGFTIPADIDAYAPDDTSGGQAYIPVENLDVLNAADVLIWGTESDDDITALEAEPFVTAIEAMKNDKDVYTDGITAGAIYFTSPLSLPYVLDSLVPALADAVAGNGPAHTAE from the coding sequence ATGCCCCTCTCCCGTTCGAAGGCGCTCACCGCCTTGTTCGCCGCCGCGCTCGCCGCGGCCGTCCTGACCTCCTGCTCGACGTCGGCCTCGACGACGGATGACTCGGTGCCCGCCGCCGATCCCGGCGCATTCCCGGTGACGGTCGATCACGCCTACGGCGAGACCACCATCTCCGAGCAGCCCGCGCGCATCGTCACGGTCGGCTACACCGAGCAGGACACGCTCTGGGCGCTCGGCCTCGCGCCGGTCGGGGTGACCGACTGGTACGGCGACCACGAATTCGCGTCGTGGCCGTGGGCGGACGAGGCGCGTGGCGACTCCGAGCCCGAGGTGCTCACCACCACCGACGGCCTGGACTTCGAGGCGATCGCTCTGCTCGACCCCGACCTCATCATCGGCACGAACGCCGGAATGACGGAGGAGGACTACGACCGTCTCTCCGACATCGCGCCGACCGTCGCGCACTCGGGCGACTACTCCATGTACTTCGAGCCGTGGGATGTGCAGACCCTGCAGATCGGCGAGGCCGTCGGCCTGGGCGACGAGGCGCAGAAGCTGGTCGACGACATCGACGCGCAGTTCGCCGCAGCCGCCGCCGCACACCCCGAGTTCGCCGACACCTCGATCGTGTTCCTCCAGAACGCGATCTACGACGGTGCCGCGATCGCCTACCAGGACGGACTGAGCACCGACTTCCTCACCGACCTCGGGTTCACGATTCCTGCTGACATCGATGCCTACGCTCCGGATGACACCTCCGGGGGCCAGGCGTACATCCCGGTCGAGAACCTCGATGTGCTCAACGCGGCTGACGTGCTGATCTGGGGCACCGAGTCCGACGACGACATCACCGCTCTCGAGGCGGAGCCCTTCGTCACCGCGATCGAGGCCATGAAGAACGACAAGGACGTCTACACCGACGGCATCACGGCCGGCGCGATCTACTTCACCTCGCCGCTGAGCCTCCCCTATGTCCTGGACTCGCTGGTGCCGGCCCTCGCGGACGCGGTCGCCGGGAACGGGCCCGCACACACCGCGGAGTGA
- a CDS encoding carbohydrate ABC transporter permease: MSTTAVKNTTAKGVTPKPGGLARSRRNEALGLVIPTLIPILALSVIPLFIGVATAFTDSRLARHHETQFIGFENFIKLGSDTQFWQSFGIGMIWAVTVTALQLIGGLSLALLLNTDLRFRGITRVLALIPWAMPPVVVAVMWQMIYSPTNGPLNWLIESLGGPENINWLGDFGLALPAVILVGVWVGMPQNTVVLLAGLQQVPGELLEAAAVDGASTWRRFVSVTLPALRPVIFSIASLSFIWNFNSFGIVYVMTEGGPGGRTMLPMLFTYLEAFKSRNTGGAAAMGDVIVIFLIVILVIALWRQLRPERSPR; encoded by the coding sequence ATGAGCACGACTGCCGTGAAGAACACCACCGCGAAGGGGGTCACGCCCAAGCCGGGCGGCCTCGCCCGTTCGCGTCGCAACGAGGCGCTCGGTCTCGTCATCCCGACTCTGATCCCCATCTTGGCGCTCAGCGTGATCCCGCTGTTCATCGGTGTTGCGACGGCGTTCACCGATTCCCGCCTCGCCCGGCACCACGAGACGCAGTTCATCGGGTTCGAGAACTTCATCAAGCTCGGCTCCGACACGCAGTTCTGGCAGTCGTTCGGCATCGGCATGATCTGGGCCGTCACCGTCACCGCGCTGCAGCTGATCGGCGGGCTGTCGCTCGCGCTGCTGCTCAACACGGATCTGCGCTTCCGCGGAATCACCCGCGTTCTCGCGCTCATCCCGTGGGCGATGCCGCCCGTCGTCGTCGCCGTGATGTGGCAGATGATCTACTCGCCGACCAACGGCCCGCTGAACTGGCTCATCGAATCGCTCGGAGGGCCGGAGAACATCAACTGGCTCGGCGACTTCGGCCTGGCCCTCCCCGCCGTCATCCTCGTCGGCGTCTGGGTCGGAATGCCGCAGAACACCGTGGTGCTGCTGGCTGGTCTGCAGCAGGTGCCCGGCGAGCTCCTCGAGGCCGCTGCGGTCGACGGCGCGAGCACCTGGCGCCGCTTCGTCAGCGTCACGCTGCCGGCCCTGCGGCCCGTGATCTTCTCGATCGCCAGCCTCAGCTTCATCTGGAACTTCAACTCTTTCGGCATCGTCTACGTCATGACCGAGGGCGGTCCCGGAGGCCGCACGATGCTGCCGATGCTCTTCACGTACCTCGAGGCCTTCAAGTCCCGTAACACCGGCGGTGCGGCGGCGATGGGGGATGTCATCGTGATCTTCCTCATCGTCATCCTGGTGATCGCCCTGTGGCGCCAGCTGCGTCCGGAGAGGAGCCCCCGATGA
- a CDS encoding FecCD family ABC transporter permease, whose protein sequence is MTTAARATRDPRRLSAGRVALVVVLAVVALAVTTVIGLTVGTKLVGLDTVFAAIVHFDGSDLQLVVRESRIPRTALGLIVGLALGAAGAVMQGLTRNALADPGLLGVNAGASVAVAIAVAALGLNDFPHLMAFALGGALLATIAVVLLGAAGGGSPVTLVLSGVALAAVLGGVTTALVLLNPMAFLQMRSWESGALAGRDLSILAVAGPAIAVGLVLALLMTRSLDVLALGDDTAAALGVRIGWMRTGAVAAVTLLAGTATAVAGPIAFLGLAAPHIARGVVGSSQKAIVPLAAVIGAIVVVLGDVVGRVIIAPQEVPVGIVMAFIAAPFLIWIGRRRNPVQM, encoded by the coding sequence GTGACCACCGCCGCACGCGCGACACGCGATCCGCGCCGGCTCTCCGCCGGGCGGGTCGCGCTCGTCGTCGTGCTCGCGGTCGTCGCGCTGGCCGTCACGACCGTGATCGGACTGACCGTCGGCACGAAACTGGTCGGGCTCGACACCGTGTTCGCCGCGATCGTGCACTTCGACGGCAGCGACCTGCAGCTCGTGGTGCGGGAGTCGCGCATCCCGCGCACCGCCCTCGGCCTCATCGTGGGACTCGCGCTCGGTGCCGCCGGCGCTGTGATGCAGGGACTCACCCGCAATGCGCTGGCGGATCCGGGACTGCTCGGGGTCAACGCGGGCGCATCCGTCGCGGTCGCCATCGCGGTGGCTGCGCTCGGACTCAACGACTTCCCGCACCTGATGGCCTTCGCACTCGGCGGAGCGCTCCTCGCGACGATCGCCGTCGTGCTCCTCGGAGCGGCAGGCGGAGGGAGCCCCGTCACCCTCGTGCTCTCGGGCGTCGCGCTCGCCGCAGTGCTGGGTGGCGTGACGACGGCCCTCGTGCTGCTGAACCCCATGGCCTTCCTGCAGATGCGCAGCTGGGAATCCGGCGCACTCGCCGGACGCGACCTGTCGATCCTCGCGGTCGCCGGCCCCGCGATCGCGGTGGGGCTGGTGCTCGCGCTTCTGATGACCCGCAGCCTCGACGTGCTCGCGCTCGGCGACGACACCGCGGCGGCGCTCGGGGTGCGGATCGGATGGATGCGCACCGGAGCCGTCGCCGCCGTCACGCTGCTGGCGGGCACGGCGACCGCGGTCGCGGGGCCGATCGCCTTCCTCGGGCTCGCCGCCCCGCACATCGCGCGCGGGGTGGTGGGCTCATCGCAGAAGGCGATCGTGCCCCTGGCCGCGGTGATCGGAGCGATCGTCGTGGTGCTCGGCGACGTGGTGGGTCGGGTCATCATCGCCCCGCAGGAGGTGCCGGTCGGCATCGTGATGGCGTTCATCGCCGCGCCGTTCCTCATCTGGATCGGCCGCCGCAGGAATCCGGTGCAGATGTGA
- a CDS encoding ABC transporter permease → MSRIAAATPAGRFRFRWPRAWRTPLGIIGTVIAGAWVIVAFTAQWWVPFGPNAQVLPRLQPPGIDTLLGTDGNGRDIFSRLMTGATVSLPLALTLVIAAMIIGTVIGALAGYFGGWLDETLMRITDLFMAFPTVILAMVVAASLGPSLFNAVIAAIVVSWPQYSRVTRSIVLGLRGQNYVIAGRLLGHSPVRTLFVDILPNIAGPVLVLATLDIGAAILLLSGLSFLGLGAQPPTAEWGSMISGAMQNFDAWWLGVFPGLAILTVVLAFNFLGDAMRDVLDPTAEIAHEKQAEHKASATGVAA, encoded by the coding sequence ATGAGCCGCATCGCCGCCGCGACCCCGGCCGGACGCTTCCGCTTCCGGTGGCCCCGAGCCTGGCGGACCCCGCTCGGCATCATCGGCACCGTGATCGCCGGCGCCTGGGTCATCGTCGCCTTCACGGCGCAGTGGTGGGTGCCGTTCGGCCCCAACGCCCAGGTGCTGCCCCGCCTGCAGCCGCCGGGGATCGACACGCTCCTCGGTACCGACGGCAACGGCCGCGACATCTTCTCGCGTCTGATGACCGGTGCCACCGTGAGCCTGCCGCTCGCGCTCACCCTGGTGATCGCGGCCATGATCATCGGCACCGTGATCGGCGCGCTCGCCGGCTACTTCGGCGGCTGGCTCGACGAGACCCTGATGCGCATCACCGACCTCTTCATGGCGTTCCCGACCGTCATCCTCGCGATGGTGGTCGCGGCATCCCTCGGGCCTTCGCTGTTCAACGCCGTGATCGCCGCGATCGTGGTGTCGTGGCCGCAGTACTCCCGTGTCACCCGCAGCATCGTGCTCGGCCTGCGCGGACAGAACTACGTGATCGCGGGTCGGCTGCTCGGCCACTCGCCGGTGCGGACGCTGTTCGTCGACATCCTCCCGAACATCGCCGGCCCCGTGCTGGTGCTGGCGACGCTCGACATCGGCGCGGCCATCCTGCTGCTCTCCGGGCTCTCGTTCCTCGGTCTCGGCGCACAGCCGCCGACGGCCGAGTGGGGATCGATGATCTCCGGTGCGATGCAGAACTTCGACGCCTGGTGGCTCGGCGTCTTCCCCGGACTCGCGATCCTGACCGTCGTGCTCGCGTTCAACTTCCTCGGTGACGCGATGCGCGATGTTCTCGACCCGACCGCCGAGATCGCCCACGAGAAGCAGGCCGAGCACAAGGCCTCCGCGACGGGAGTCGCCGCATGA
- a CDS encoding FecCD family ABC transporter permease, translating into MNASTRADIRRARRPLGRRGWWAMSSLAAVMLLSFLASLSIGDTVIPPLRVIEALFETDGGIRMVVVDWRLPRALAAVFFGAALALSGTVFQTITRNPLGSPDVIGLTTGAYTGALIVMTTGGGSGLAVAIGAVLGGFATAALVALLIAGRGALGYRIVIVGIGVSAVLAAVNAWMLLRARREVAISAAIWDAGSLNGVGWAQALLPIGVVTALMVVLWFSRRGLWLIELGDDIGTSLGGRMGLTKTGLVAIAVGLIGVVTAVIGPIAFIALAAPHLAKLIVKNGPAHLIATALMGATLLSLADIIGQNAVPKHALPVGVVTLVLGGLYLMFLVVRTARRRF; encoded by the coding sequence GTGAACGCCTCGACCCGCGCCGACATCCGCCGCGCCCGTCGCCCCCTCGGCCGCCGCGGGTGGTGGGCCATGAGCTCCTTGGCCGCGGTGATGCTGCTCTCGTTCCTCGCGAGCCTGTCGATCGGTGACACCGTGATCCCGCCGCTCCGCGTGATCGAGGCGCTGTTCGAGACGGACGGCGGCATCCGGATGGTGGTGGTCGACTGGCGTCTGCCGCGGGCGCTGGCCGCCGTCTTCTTCGGCGCGGCACTCGCGCTCTCGGGCACCGTGTTCCAGACCATCACACGCAACCCGCTCGGCAGTCCGGACGTGATCGGGCTCACGACGGGCGCGTACACCGGGGCCTTGATCGTCATGACGACCGGCGGGGGATCGGGCCTCGCCGTCGCGATCGGTGCGGTGCTCGGCGGCTTCGCCACGGCGGCGCTGGTCGCGCTGCTGATCGCGGGGCGCGGGGCGCTGGGATACCGGATCGTGATCGTCGGCATCGGGGTGAGTGCGGTGCTCGCCGCCGTCAACGCCTGGATGCTGCTGCGAGCCCGACGCGAGGTCGCGATCTCCGCGGCGATCTGGGATGCCGGATCGCTCAACGGCGTCGGATGGGCGCAGGCCCTGCTGCCGATCGGTGTCGTGACGGCGCTCATGGTCGTGCTGTGGTTCTCCCGGCGCGGCCTGTGGCTCATCGAGCTCGGCGACGACATCGGCACGAGCCTGGGCGGCCGCATGGGTCTCACCAAGACCGGGCTCGTGGCGATCGCGGTCGGCCTGATCGGCGTCGTCACCGCCGTGATCGGGCCCATCGCGTTCATCGCACTCGCCGCTCCGCATCTCGCGAAGCTCATCGTGAAGAACGGTCCGGCGCATCTGATCGCGACCGCATTGATGGGCGCGACGCTGCTCTCTCTCGCCGACATCATCGGACAGAACGCCGTGCCGAAGCACGCGCTGCCGGTGGGTGTCGTCACGCTCGTGCTCGGAGGCCTGTACCTGATGTTCCTCGTGGTGCGGACGGCGCGGCGGCGGTTCTGA